Proteins from one Amycolatopsis benzoatilytica AK 16/65 genomic window:
- a CDS encoding NDMA-dependent alcohol dehydrogenase has translation MKTKAAVLWGQHEKWQVEEIDLDPPKAGEVLVKLTASGLCHSDEHLVTGDLPFPYPLVGGHEGAGVVEVVGPGVTDIAEGDHVVMTFLPACGRCSYCARGLGNLCDAGAAVMLGPQLDNTYRFHARGEDVGQMCLLGTFSEYTVVPAASVVKIDAGIPLDKAALVGCGVTTGFGSAVRSGEVRAGDAVVVVGAGGIGVNAIQGARIAGARLIVAIDPVEFKRTKALEFGATHTAASMDEAWNTVSELTRGQLADVCVITTDVAEGAHITPALSLVGKRGRVVVTAIGHPDETSITTSLIELTLYEKQLRGSLFGSSNGQHDVPRLLELYNAGLLKLDELITTEYSLEDVNQGYEDMRNGKNIRGLIRY, from the coding sequence ATGAAGACGAAGGCTGCGGTCCTTTGGGGACAGCACGAAAAGTGGCAAGTCGAGGAAATCGACCTGGATCCACCGAAGGCCGGCGAGGTCTTGGTCAAGCTGACCGCCAGCGGACTGTGCCACTCCGACGAGCACCTCGTCACCGGCGACCTGCCCTTCCCCTACCCTCTGGTCGGCGGCCACGAAGGCGCCGGTGTGGTCGAGGTCGTCGGCCCCGGCGTCACGGACATCGCCGAGGGCGACCACGTGGTGATGACCTTCCTGCCCGCGTGCGGCCGGTGTTCCTACTGCGCGCGCGGTCTGGGCAACCTTTGCGACGCGGGCGCCGCCGTAATGCTCGGCCCGCAGCTCGACAACACCTACCGCTTCCACGCCCGCGGCGAAGACGTCGGCCAGATGTGCCTGCTCGGCACGTTCTCCGAATACACCGTCGTGCCGGCGGCGTCGGTCGTGAAAATCGACGCTGGCATTCCGCTGGACAAGGCCGCGCTCGTCGGGTGCGGCGTGACGACCGGTTTCGGCAGCGCGGTCCGATCCGGCGAAGTGCGGGCCGGTGACGCGGTGGTCGTCGTCGGCGCCGGCGGGATCGGCGTCAACGCGATCCAGGGCGCCCGGATCGCCGGCGCCCGGCTCATCGTCGCGATCGACCCGGTGGAATTCAAGCGCACCAAGGCTCTCGAGTTCGGGGCCACTCACACGGCCGCGTCGATGGACGAAGCGTGGAACACCGTCAGCGAGCTGACTCGCGGCCAGCTGGCCGACGTCTGCGTGATCACCACGGACGTCGCCGAGGGCGCGCACATCACGCCCGCCCTCTCGCTCGTCGGGAAGCGCGGCCGGGTCGTCGTCACGGCCATCGGCCACCCCGACGAAACGTCGATCACGACCAGTCTCATCGAGCTGACGCTGTACGAAAAGCAGCTCCGCGGTTCGTTGTTCGGTTCGTCCAACGGCCAGCACGACGTGCCGCGGCTGCTCGAGCTCTACAACGCCGGGCTGCTGAAGCTCGACGAGCTCATCACCACCGAGTACTCCCTGGAGGACGTCAACCAGGGCTACGAGGACATGCGCAACGGCAAGAACATCCGCGGCCTCATTCGGTACTGA
- a CDS encoding RNA polymerase sigma factor, with product MTSMATIDCERVDQARGHGQASFASSDTDPWSLVRASQEGDPRAFGLLYSRFSADVFRFARGRLRDEHAAEDVTSETFLRALRSIGTVRYVGSSVRAWLLTIARNIILDQIKSGRFRHEVTVSEFSEQEQVVLLPEFSVFSQPCRDEIARQMFELSEDQRICLRLRFFDGLSVSETAEAMQRKSSAVRALQHRAVRRLAELVDPVAVE from the coding sequence ATGACGTCAATGGCGACGATCGACTGCGAACGGGTGGACCAGGCCAGAGGGCACGGCCAGGCATCCTTCGCGTCTTCCGACACGGATCCATGGTCTTTGGTCCGCGCTTCGCAAGAGGGTGACCCCCGGGCGTTCGGCCTGCTGTACAGCCGGTTCTCGGCGGATGTGTTCCGCTTCGCGCGAGGACGGCTGCGCGACGAACACGCTGCCGAAGACGTCACCAGCGAAACGTTCCTCCGCGCGCTCCGCAGCATCGGCACGGTGCGGTACGTCGGGTCCAGTGTCCGGGCATGGCTGCTGACTATTGCCCGGAACATCATCCTCGACCAGATCAAGTCGGGCCGCTTCCGGCACGAGGTGACGGTCTCCGAGTTTTCCGAGCAGGAGCAGGTCGTCCTGCTTCCGGAGTTCAGCGTTTTCTCGCAGCCGTGCCGGGACGAAATCGCCCGGCAGATGTTCGAGTTGAGCGAGGACCAGCGGATCTGCCTGCGGCTGCGGTTCTTCGACGGTCTGTCCGTGTCGGAAACCGCGGAGGCCATGCAGCGGAAGAGCAGCGCCGTGCGCGCGCTGCAACACCGCGCCGTCCGCCGGCTGGCCGAGCTGGTCGACCCGGTCGCGGTGGAGTGA
- a CDS encoding R2-like ligand-binding oxidase, which translates to MAIERNIEHGKRTGYGSLSEGGLRMESFPMRLFRKGNKKFWNPEDIDFSQDAKDFAAMSPDEKRLTSILAAQFMAGEESVTQDLQPFTTAMAAEGRLADEAYLTQFTFEEAKHMQAFRLWFDAVGLGTDLHEFVEYSDAYTKIFTEELPKSLYALTTDPSPAAQIRASVTYNHVVEGCLALTGYFAWAKVCKSRNILPGMQQVVKYIGDDERRHMAWGTFTCRRHVAADDRNWDVVDERMQELLQPALQLIVGLFDAFGDNTPFGINIDEMTDYALDKVNRRLGSIESARGCQVEDIDEDYSPMQLEDKFAAEDEAAVEQALAAVGS; encoded by the coding sequence ATGGCTATCGAACGCAACATCGAACACGGCAAGCGCACCGGCTACGGCAGCCTGAGCGAGGGAGGTCTCCGCATGGAGTCTTTCCCGATGCGCTTGTTCCGCAAGGGGAACAAGAAGTTCTGGAACCCCGAAGACATCGACTTTTCCCAGGATGCCAAGGACTTCGCGGCGATGAGCCCGGACGAGAAGCGGCTCACGTCGATCCTGGCCGCCCAGTTCATGGCCGGCGAGGAGTCCGTGACGCAGGACCTGCAGCCGTTCACGACGGCGATGGCCGCCGAAGGCCGGCTGGCCGACGAGGCCTACTTGACGCAGTTCACCTTCGAAGAGGCCAAGCACATGCAGGCGTTCCGCCTGTGGTTCGACGCGGTCGGTCTCGGCACCGACCTCCACGAATTCGTCGAGTACAGCGACGCGTACACGAAGATCTTCACCGAAGAGCTGCCGAAATCGCTGTACGCGCTGACAACGGACCCGTCCCCGGCCGCCCAGATCCGTGCGTCCGTGACCTACAACCACGTGGTCGAAGGTTGTCTCGCCCTCACCGGCTACTTCGCGTGGGCCAAGGTGTGCAAGAGCCGCAACATCCTGCCGGGCATGCAGCAGGTCGTGAAGTACATCGGCGACGACGAGCGGCGGCACATGGCGTGGGGCACCTTCACCTGCCGGCGGCACGTCGCCGCCGACGACCGCAATTGGGACGTCGTCGACGAGCGGATGCAGGAGCTGCTCCAGCCGGCGCTGCAGCTGATCGTCGGGCTGTTCGACGCTTTCGGTGACAACACGCCGTTCGGCATCAACATCGACGAGATGACCGACTACGCGCTGGACAAGGTCAACCGCAGGCTCGGGTCGATCGAGAGCGCGCGGGGCTGCCAGGTCGAGGACATCGACGAGGACTACTCGCCGATGCAGCTCGAGGACAAGTTCGCCGCGGAAGACGAAGCGGCGGTCGAGCAGGCGCTGGCGGCCGTCGGCTCCTGA
- a CDS encoding response regulator transcription factor: MQDDKLVLVLVDDHDLFTQGLALLLKAKAGDRFEIGGTTNRAEEAASLVGSCGADIAIVDLAMPPVNGIPAIRHIKSRHPDTKVLALSGTSDLKLAEEALRAGADGFLPKSADPDVLVAPLLSVAAGFRVVEDTLFTALLDAVRRPPEEIFGPLAVEEIRLWVLLSRGLETTEIAERMLVSERTAKRLVASLLNKLGAPNRIVAAGMAGHYGLLGKEAPSLG, translated from the coding sequence ATGCAAGACGACAAACTCGTTCTGGTGCTTGTCGATGACCACGACCTGTTCACTCAGGGGCTAGCTCTGCTGCTCAAGGCGAAAGCCGGTGACCGGTTCGAGATCGGCGGTACGACGAACCGCGCGGAGGAAGCGGCCTCGCTCGTCGGTTCGTGCGGCGCCGACATCGCGATAGTCGATCTCGCGATGCCGCCCGTCAACGGGATTCCGGCGATCCGCCACATCAAGTCCCGCCATCCCGACACGAAAGTCCTCGCTTTGTCGGGCACGTCGGACCTGAAGCTCGCCGAAGAAGCTCTCCGGGCCGGTGCCGACGGATTCCTGCCGAAATCGGCTGATCCGGATGTGCTCGTCGCTCCCCTGCTGTCCGTGGCGGCCGGCTTCCGAGTGGTCGAGGACACCTTGTTCACCGCGTTGCTCGATGCGGTGCGGCGGCCGCCGGAGGAGATCTTCGGTCCGCTGGCGGTGGAAGAGATTCGGCTGTGGGTGCTGTTGTCCCGCGGCTTGGAGACCACCGAAATCGCCGAACGCATGCTGGTTTCCGAGCGGACAGCGAAGCGCCTGGTCGCCTCGCTCCTGAACAAGCTGGGGGCTCCGAACCGGATCGTCGCCGCCGGCATGGCCGGTCACTACGGCTTGCTCGGCAAGGAGGCGCCGAGCCTGGGCTGA
- a CDS encoding peptidylprolyl isomerase, with product MSLRVEREKKTDDEEATVKTSRPSTIEDEEVDADLPEGREEAEEPAESDPASDSSDSSDLDEADEPAEDEDAEAGPRKPKAGLKGVIRDRLPKTRKMRVILLAVLLLLAGGGAGGYVWYDSQRLPAGAAFRVAGRTVTADQLSGVLETWRAMYGVQPPQDEATLGKFRKDSAKAYAVSLILQKAARDRGIVIGDKVAQDALARLISRQLGDGTEAHDKFVQQLGNVGTSEPAVLEEIKQQMALSQLFDAVAKGSGEVSEQEVKDAFATRKDQLGTPEQRKIGNIVVRTRGEADQVIADLAHGATFETVAQQRSIDTATRDRGGDLGTLSRRQLQDDYGKAAFGAATGTVFGPVQNQFGWNVGRVNEVTAPVPATFDKVHDNLKQQLQMEKMLAVWRSWLGEQIKGADVEYADEYRPDNPDAAPDVTPGESPVTGQQGAANPGGPSQGQPVPSR from the coding sequence ATGAGCCTGCGAGTCGAACGCGAGAAGAAGACTGACGACGAGGAGGCGACCGTGAAGACTTCGCGGCCCAGCACGATCGAAGACGAGGAAGTCGACGCCGACCTCCCAGAAGGCCGCGAGGAGGCGGAAGAACCAGCCGAAAGCGACCCCGCGTCCGACTCATCTGACTCATCTGACTTGGACGAAGCCGACGAGCCTGCCGAGGACGAGGACGCCGAAGCCGGGCCGCGGAAACCGAAGGCCGGTCTGAAGGGCGTCATCCGGGACAGGCTGCCGAAAACCCGCAAGATGCGCGTCATCCTGCTCGCGGTCTTGCTGCTCCTGGCGGGCGGCGGAGCAGGCGGCTACGTCTGGTACGACTCCCAGCGGCTGCCGGCCGGCGCGGCCTTCCGCGTCGCGGGCCGCACGGTCACCGCCGACCAGCTCAGCGGTGTCCTCGAGACCTGGCGGGCCATGTACGGGGTCCAGCCGCCGCAGGACGAAGCGACCCTCGGCAAGTTCCGCAAAGACTCCGCCAAGGCGTACGCGGTGAGCCTGATCCTGCAGAAAGCCGCGCGAGACCGTGGAATCGTGATCGGTGACAAGGTGGCGCAGGACGCGCTGGCCCGGTTGATCTCGCGGCAGCTCGGAGACGGGACGGAAGCGCACGACAAGTTCGTCCAGCAGCTGGGCAACGTCGGCACGTCCGAACCGGCCGTGCTCGAGGAAATCAAGCAGCAGATGGCTCTCTCTCAACTGTTCGACGCGGTGGCCAAGGGATCCGGCGAGGTCAGCGAGCAGGAAGTGAAGGACGCTTTCGCGACGCGAAAGGACCAGCTGGGCACTCCGGAGCAGCGCAAGATCGGCAACATCGTGGTCCGGACGAGGGGAGAAGCCGACCAGGTGATCGCCGACCTGGCGCACGGAGCGACCTTCGAAACCGTGGCCCAGCAGCGCAGCATCGACACCGCGACGCGCGACCGGGGCGGCGACCTCGGCACGCTTTCCCGGCGCCAGCTGCAGGACGACTACGGGAAAGCGGCATTCGGCGCGGCGACGGGGACGGTCTTCGGCCCGGTGCAGAACCAGTTCGGCTGGAATGTCGGACGGGTCAATGAAGTGACGGCTCCGGTGCCGGCGACTTTCGACAAGGTGCACGACAATCTCAAACAGCAGCTGCAGATGGAAAAAATGCTCGCAGTGTGGCGTTCCTGGCTGGGAGAGCAGATCAAGGGAGCCGACGTGGAGTACGCGGACGAGTACCGGCCGGACAATCCCGACGCCGCACCGGACGTGACGCCCGGCGAGAGCCCGGTGACCGGTCAGCAAGGCGCGGCGAATCCGGGCGGGCCTTCACAAGGACAGCCGGTTCCTTCGCGATGA
- a CDS encoding NAD(P)/FAD-dependent oxidoreductase encodes MLQDRSAQEANTNVDLLFIGAGPVGLFGAYYAGFRGLSMAVVDALPEVGGQVQAIYPEKKIYDIAGLPGVPGQELIGNLVRQAAPFAPRYLLSQQVLRLERRAGGWRATTSAGAVVDARAVVITSGVGAVTPRPIPAGEDFLGRGLCYFVPRLDVLDGKDVVVVGGGDSAVDWALAALPRARSTTLVHRRRQFRAHEHSVQLLHQSACTVLVDANVTELRGRDRVESVAIKVAGEAEVRETKAQVVVAALGFLMDLGPIKEWGLELDGRAIRVDSRMRTNLPEVFAAGDAATFDGKVKLIAVGFGEVATAVNNAAVALDPRAGLAPGHSSDLTIPAPTGA; translated from the coding sequence ATGCTGCAGGACCGCTCTGCGCAAGAAGCGAACACGAACGTCGATCTGCTCTTCATCGGCGCCGGGCCGGTGGGTCTCTTCGGCGCGTATTACGCAGGATTTCGCGGCCTGAGCATGGCGGTGGTCGACGCCCTTCCCGAGGTCGGCGGCCAGGTCCAGGCGATCTACCCGGAGAAGAAGATCTACGACATCGCCGGCCTGCCGGGCGTGCCGGGACAGGAGCTGATCGGCAACCTCGTCCGGCAGGCCGCGCCGTTCGCTCCGCGGTACCTGCTTTCGCAGCAGGTACTGCGGCTCGAGCGCCGTGCCGGCGGGTGGCGGGCCACGACGTCGGCCGGTGCGGTGGTCGACGCACGCGCGGTCGTGATCACTTCTGGCGTCGGGGCGGTCACCCCCCGGCCCATCCCGGCAGGCGAGGACTTCCTCGGTCGCGGCCTGTGCTACTTCGTCCCGAGGCTGGATGTGCTCGACGGCAAGGACGTCGTGGTGGTCGGCGGCGGCGACTCCGCCGTCGACTGGGCGCTCGCCGCGTTGCCGCGGGCGCGCTCGACCACACTCGTGCACCGCCGGCGGCAGTTCCGCGCGCACGAGCACTCGGTTCAGTTGCTCCACCAGTCCGCCTGCACCGTGCTGGTCGACGCGAACGTGACCGAACTGCGCGGACGGGACCGAGTGGAGAGCGTCGCCATCAAGGTGGCTGGTGAAGCCGAGGTCCGCGAGACCAAGGCGCAGGTTGTCGTCGCCGCGCTCGGGTTCCTGATGGACCTGGGCCCGATCAAGGAATGGGGGCTCGAACTCGATGGTCGTGCGATCCGGGTCGACAGCAGGATGCGGACCAACCTGCCCGAGGTCTTCGCGGCCGGCGACGCCGCGACCTTCGACGGCAAGGTCAAGCTCATCGCGGTCGGCTTCGGCGAAGTGGCGACCGCGGTCAACAACGCGGCCGTGGCGCTCGACCCGCGGGCCGGGCTCGCGCCGGGGCACTCGAGTGACTTGACGATTCCCGCGCCGACCGGCGCCTGA
- a CDS encoding sensor histidine kinase, translating into MSTVPWWRSVRSSTILQTETFREKDIRIVERVPASVRLGVVVSVGLLLALGPDSVRHHLAIGLVWLSVGSIYALIVFWDPTIELRSIRSAAVVTGLDAVLSLAIIAFTGGASSVAVSLLFLVIAAAAMRLSFVATVAVSMALGGAYFLVAMLMDVGQTSSETRTQAGFWWPVYLVFTAALTGGFALLTERATRAHSAARAQAVAERAAAEEERDLRARLLKSYEAQETGLHVILHEFRTPIASLKALTDNLVERAGTAVADDDSWTSLRLLAAHAGHLSSMMDALGDVAASRRPTFSTGRRRLVDIKEFLHAAGDAAGLEDSELRITVTPPGAQSRLDAQLLRRVITNLVENAGRHSRGTPVEVVARLGRGRLRVLILDRGPGFPAELAPVVTERFVSIGERRGTAGLGLWIADQIVQSLDGRIRFRPRAGGGLVVCLDVPVD; encoded by the coding sequence ATGTCGACCGTACCGTGGTGGCGTTCTGTGCGGTCAAGCACGATCCTTCAGACGGAGACGTTCCGGGAGAAAGACATCCGGATCGTGGAACGGGTGCCGGCCAGCGTCCGGCTCGGCGTCGTGGTGTCCGTCGGCCTGCTCCTCGCGCTCGGGCCGGACTCCGTGCGGCACCACCTCGCGATCGGGTTGGTGTGGCTGTCTGTCGGCAGCATCTACGCGCTGATCGTCTTCTGGGACCCCACGATCGAGTTGCGCAGCATCCGGTCCGCCGCGGTGGTGACCGGTCTGGACGCGGTGCTTTCGCTGGCCATCATCGCGTTCACCGGAGGTGCCAGCAGCGTCGCGGTGTCGCTGCTGTTCCTGGTCATCGCGGCCGCGGCGATGCGATTGTCGTTCGTGGCGACAGTGGCCGTTTCGATGGCACTCGGTGGTGCCTATTTCCTGGTCGCGATGCTGATGGACGTCGGCCAGACGTCTTCGGAGACTCGCACGCAGGCCGGGTTCTGGTGGCCGGTCTACCTGGTGTTCACCGCAGCACTGACAGGCGGCTTCGCGCTGCTGACCGAACGGGCGACCCGAGCGCACAGCGCCGCCCGGGCACAGGCGGTCGCGGAACGGGCGGCGGCGGAAGAGGAACGGGACCTGCGCGCCCGGCTCCTGAAGTCTTACGAGGCCCAGGAAACCGGCCTGCACGTCATCCTGCACGAGTTTCGCACTCCCATCGCCTCGCTCAAGGCGCTGACCGACAACCTGGTCGAGCGAGCCGGCACGGCGGTGGCCGACGACGACAGCTGGACCAGCCTGCGGCTGCTGGCCGCCCACGCGGGCCACCTTTCGTCGATGATGGACGCGCTCGGCGACGTCGCCGCGAGCCGGCGCCCCACCTTCAGCACCGGGCGCCGCAGGCTCGTCGACATCAAGGAGTTCTTGCACGCGGCCGGAGACGCCGCCGGGCTGGAGGACTCCGAGCTGCGGATCACCGTCACGCCGCCGGGCGCACAGTCCCGCCTGGACGCACAACTGCTGCGACGCGTCATCACCAACCTGGTGGAAAACGCCGGACGGCACAGCCGGGGCACGCCCGTCGAGGTCGTCGCACGGCTGGGACGAGGACGGCTCCGGGTCCTGATCCTCGACCGGGGGCCGGGTTTCCCTGCCGAACTCGCGCCGGTCGTCACCGAGCGGTTCGTGTCCATCGGCGAACGCCGGGGCACCGCGGGACTCGGGCTGTGGATCGCCGACCAGATCGTCCAGTCGCTCGACGGCCGGATCCGGTTCCGGCCGCGCGCGGGCGGCGGCTTGGTCGTCTGCCTCGACGTGCCGGTCGACTGA
- a CDS encoding aldehyde dehydrogenase family protein: protein MTMMSVGIPPAVAPFLENAAASIVIGAAKTTAAGGGEIPTTDPATGALLANIAAGGKEDVDRAVEAAHKAFASWRRLSPAARGRVLLDVADAIDQYAEELAILETLDNGKPLTESTYLDVSLSAQIWRYFGGWTTKLGGQTLPVSPAVGEALVYTQREPLGVVGAIVPWNFPLMIASWKVAPALAAGNTAVLKPSEFTSLSALRLTEVALEAGLPPGVLNLVTGLGPEAGQALIDHPGVAKISFTGSTETGRRIVTASAGSLKKLTLELGGKSANIVFPDADVEAAAQGALNAIFLNQGQVCCAGSRLFVHRDIHDEVVAALAAEAQGIQLGHGLDEETQMGPLISARQLDRVEGFVGEGVRDGATLVCGGERPAGALAGGHFLEPTIFTDVRDEMSIAADEIFGPVLSVLKFDDEDEAVRRANSSVYGLAAGVWTNDLKRAHRVARDLEAGTVWVNMYNMIDPAAPFGGYKSSGYGRDLGEESLLGYTQTKSVWIGMD from the coding sequence ATGACGATGATGTCAGTCGGGATTCCGCCGGCGGTGGCTCCCTTCCTGGAGAACGCGGCGGCGAGCATCGTCATCGGTGCCGCGAAGACGACGGCGGCCGGTGGAGGCGAGATACCGACCACTGATCCGGCCACCGGCGCACTGCTGGCGAATATCGCGGCGGGCGGCAAGGAGGACGTGGACCGCGCCGTCGAGGCCGCGCACAAGGCATTCGCCAGCTGGCGGCGTCTCAGCCCGGCCGCGCGCGGCCGGGTGCTGCTGGACGTCGCCGACGCGATCGACCAGTACGCCGAGGAGCTGGCCATCCTCGAGACGCTGGACAACGGGAAGCCGCTCACCGAGTCGACCTACCTCGACGTCAGCCTGTCCGCGCAGATCTGGCGGTACTTCGGCGGGTGGACCACGAAGCTCGGCGGCCAGACGCTGCCGGTGTCGCCGGCGGTGGGCGAGGCGCTGGTCTACACCCAGCGCGAGCCGCTTGGCGTGGTCGGGGCGATCGTGCCGTGGAACTTCCCGTTGATGATCGCGTCGTGGAAGGTGGCACCGGCGCTCGCCGCGGGGAACACGGCGGTGCTCAAGCCTTCCGAGTTCACGTCGTTGAGCGCGCTGCGGCTGACCGAGGTCGCGCTCGAAGCAGGTCTGCCCCCGGGCGTGCTGAATCTGGTGACGGGTCTGGGACCAGAAGCCGGGCAAGCCCTCATCGACCACCCCGGCGTCGCGAAGATCTCCTTCACCGGTTCGACCGAGACGGGGCGGCGGATCGTGACCGCCAGCGCCGGGAGTTTGAAGAAGCTCACGCTCGAGCTGGGCGGGAAGTCGGCGAACATCGTCTTCCCGGACGCCGATGTCGAGGCGGCGGCGCAGGGCGCGCTCAACGCCATTTTCCTGAACCAGGGCCAGGTGTGCTGTGCGGGCTCGAGGTTGTTCGTCCACCGCGACATCCACGACGAGGTCGTGGCCGCTCTCGCCGCCGAGGCCCAGGGAATCCAGCTGGGGCACGGCCTGGACGAGGAAACCCAGATGGGTCCGTTGATCTCCGCGCGGCAGCTGGACCGGGTGGAAGGCTTTGTCGGCGAGGGCGTTCGCGACGGCGCGACTCTGGTGTGCGGCGGCGAACGGCCCGCGGGCGCGCTGGCCGGCGGGCACTTCCTCGAGCCGACGATCTTCACCGACGTGCGGGACGAGATGTCCATCGCCGCGGACGAAATCTTCGGCCCGGTGCTCTCGGTCCTGAAGTTCGACGACGAGGACGAAGCGGTGCGCCGCGCCAACTCCAGCGTCTACGGACTCGCCGCGGGCGTGTGGACCAACGACCTGAAGCGAGCGCACCGCGTCGCGCGTGATCTGGAGGCGGGCACGGTCTGGGTGAACATGTACAACATGATCGACCCGGCGGCTCCCTTCGGCGGCTACAAGTCCTCGGGCTACGGCCGTGACCTCGGCGAGGAGTCGCTGCTGGGCTACACGCAGACCAAGTCGGTCTGGATCGGGATGGACTGA
- the fdxA gene encoding ferredoxin, protein MAFVIGEPCVDVKDMTCIEECPVDCIYEGERMLYIHPSECIDCAACEPVCPVEAIKPAQQVDDRWRPFQESAKSAFDVLGSPGGSTKVDVPIEDTEYVKNFEKN, encoded by the coding sequence ATGGCTTTCGTCATCGGAGAACCGTGCGTGGACGTGAAAGACATGACCTGCATCGAGGAATGCCCGGTCGACTGCATCTACGAGGGCGAGCGCATGCTCTACATTCACCCCTCCGAGTGCATCGACTGCGCGGCCTGTGAACCGGTCTGCCCGGTCGAGGCCATCAAGCCGGCCCAGCAGGTCGACGACCGCTGGCGGCCGTTCCAGGAATCGGCGAAGTCGGCGTTCGACGTACTCGGCAGCCCGGGCGGGTCGACCAAGGTCGACGTCCCGATCGAGGACACGGAGTACGTGAAGAACTTCGAAAAGAACTAG